A region from the Halosolutus gelatinilyticus genome encodes:
- a CDS encoding Hsp20/alpha crystallin family protein — MSLNDLRKSVGNAIYRQIGRANGHLQNQRTLPVDILENETSYLVVFDAPGAEPEDVQVRYLDGSVRIRIDRFRQFYESFEMRFPGRGMGLDGEAELPADAVVDPDAGTAKLTEVGTLNVEIPKAASIDDDDTDADSAAENAGAATEEVPIDD; from the coding sequence GTGAGCCTCAACGACCTCCGCAAGTCAGTCGGGAACGCGATCTACCGACAGATCGGCCGCGCGAACGGTCACCTCCAGAATCAGCGCACGCTCCCGGTCGACATCCTCGAGAACGAGACCTCCTACCTCGTCGTCTTCGACGCCCCCGGCGCGGAACCGGAAGACGTGCAGGTCCGATACCTCGACGGAAGCGTCAGAATCCGGATCGATCGGTTCCGACAGTTCTACGAGAGCTTCGAGATGCGGTTTCCCGGACGGGGAATGGGGCTCGACGGCGAAGCCGAGTTGCCCGCCGACGCCGTCGTCGATCCCGACGCCGGCACCGCTAAGCTCACCGAAGTCGGGACGCTCAACGTCGAAATTCCGAAAGCCGCATCGATTGACGACGACGATACCGACGCCGACTCGGCCGCCGAAAACGCCGGCGCCGCGACGGAAGAAGTTCCGATCGACGACTAG
- a CDS encoding TRAM domain-containing protein, which yields MEISEKLLCLFSTDVSAEEDRYVIEVPRQEVETGDIEPGDVYRVALISREETSDDGGTSQPKTAPSEPQPPVDVGETRYVEIEDIGKQGDGIARVERGYVIIVPGADVGERVKVEVTEVKSNFAVGEIIEETF from the coding sequence GTGGAAATATCTGAAAAACTGCTGTGTCTGTTCAGTACGGACGTCTCGGCAGAGGAGGATCGGTACGTCATCGAGGTGCCGCGCCAGGAAGTCGAAACTGGCGACATCGAACCGGGGGACGTGTATCGCGTCGCGCTCATCTCGCGCGAAGAGACGAGCGACGACGGTGGGACGTCGCAACCGAAGACGGCGCCGTCTGAACCGCAGCCACCGGTCGACGTCGGCGAAACGCGCTACGTCGAGATCGAAGACATCGGGAAACAGGGCGACGGGATCGCTCGCGTCGAACGCGGCTACGTGATCATCGTTCCCGGTGCCGACGTCGGCGAGCGCGTCAAAGTCGAGGTCACCGAGGTTAAGTCGAACTTCGCCGTCGGCGAGATCATCGAGGAAACGTTCTAA
- a CDS encoding glycosyltransferase family 2 protein, translating into MELSVVVSTLNDREQLLSSLDVLRERTPSSTEVVVVNGPSSDGTTGVVRDRSDVDVLVEISERNPNVSRNAGFEIATGDVVAFLAGEYVVEDGWYDALEGAIAGADVVTGPVTDAGSTDRDGTAKTIAGRRVTQFDGDNVAFDRTVLEALDGFDEYLETDGATDCAHRVAGLGFEVTWAPAMAARSEIGADGGRADPDWGTAYHGLSYRLVKNYGPRPTVFGRAAGSAVRDGVGGVRKIFAGEETPTGWFDDGLDVVRSTASGLADGVRARFADRSARRNPNGVSTRHDRAVRIYDRR; encoded by the coding sequence ATGGAGCTCTCGGTAGTCGTGTCGACGCTCAACGACCGAGAGCAGCTACTCTCCAGTCTGGACGTCCTCCGCGAGCGGACGCCCTCGTCGACGGAGGTCGTCGTCGTCAACGGACCCTCGTCGGACGGGACGACCGGCGTCGTCCGCGACCGATCGGACGTGGACGTGCTCGTGGAGATCTCCGAGCGAAATCCCAACGTCTCGCGCAACGCCGGATTCGAGATCGCGACCGGCGACGTCGTCGCGTTTCTCGCCGGCGAGTACGTCGTCGAAGACGGGTGGTACGACGCGCTGGAGGGGGCGATCGCCGGCGCGGACGTCGTCACCGGCCCCGTCACCGACGCCGGGTCGACTGATCGCGACGGGACGGCGAAGACGATCGCCGGCCGCCGAGTGACGCAGTTCGACGGCGACAACGTCGCGTTCGATCGGACCGTCCTCGAGGCGCTGGACGGGTTCGACGAGTACCTCGAGACGGACGGCGCAACCGACTGCGCCCATCGCGTGGCCGGCCTCGGGTTCGAGGTCACCTGGGCGCCGGCGATGGCTGCCCGAAGCGAGATCGGCGCCGACGGCGGCCGCGCGGATCCGGACTGGGGGACGGCCTACCACGGACTGTCCTACCGCCTCGTCAAGAACTACGGCCCGCGTCCCACCGTCTTCGGCCGGGCGGCGGGGAGCGCCGTCCGGGACGGCGTCGGCGGCGTGCGGAAGATCTTCGCGGGCGAGGAGACGCCGACAGGCTGGTTCGACGACGGGCTCGACGTCGTCAGGAGCACCGCGTCGGGGCTCGCCGACGGAGTCCGGGCCCGCTTCGCCGATCGATCGGCCCGACGGAACCCGAACGGCGTCTCGACGCGACACGACCGGGCGGTCCGGATCTACGATCGGCGCTGA
- a CDS encoding amidohydrolase family protein, with translation MLELEHGFRIVDVYARLAPGEGTGDYEPITPDRLEREQHQAGITRTVVFPPPQPETSYVAANNGVARGSVDRPFVAFARINGTRRPDETATGRLRNAVSRRKEYHTTPEDVERYAYDDRFHGFVLDSGVDDYPDTDLLAVLEDVGLPVLVEGGVEAPPETLAAMLFEYDFPVIVAHFGGHPLDRSLANEMIDLLSEYDDCYIETSLVRYRRELERALLEHPDRVLFGSGAPACHPDVAVMEILTLDVSEDKLWRAFSKNACRVIDVLAPDAERPG, from the coding sequence ATGCTGGAGCTGGAACACGGGTTTCGTATCGTCGACGTCTACGCGCGTCTCGCGCCGGGCGAGGGGACCGGCGACTACGAGCCGATCACGCCCGATCGGCTCGAACGCGAGCAACACCAGGCGGGGATCACGAGGACCGTCGTCTTCCCGCCGCCGCAGCCGGAGACGAGCTACGTCGCGGCGAACAACGGGGTCGCCCGGGGCAGCGTCGATCGCCCCTTCGTCGCGTTCGCGCGGATCAACGGGACTCGACGCCCCGACGAGACGGCCACCGGCCGCCTTCGCAATGCCGTGAGTCGTCGCAAGGAGTACCACACCACGCCCGAGGACGTCGAACGGTACGCCTACGACGATCGGTTTCACGGATTCGTCCTCGATTCGGGGGTCGACGACTACCCCGATACGGATCTCCTCGCCGTCCTCGAGGACGTGGGCCTTCCGGTTCTCGTCGAGGGTGGCGTCGAGGCGCCGCCCGAAACCCTCGCAGCGATGCTGTTCGAGTACGACTTCCCGGTGATCGTCGCCCACTTCGGCGGCCACCCGCTCGATCGATCGCTCGCGAACGAGATGATCGACCTGCTGTCCGAGTACGACGACTGCTACATCGAGACGAGCCTCGTCAGGTACCGCCGGGAACTCGAGCGCGCCCTACTCGAACACCCCGATCGGGTGCTGTTCGGCAGCGGCGCCCCGGCCTGCCACCCCGACGTCGCCGTCATGGAGATTCTCACGCTCGACGTCTCCGAGGACAAACTCTGGCGCGCCTTTTCGAAGAACGCCTGCCGCGTGATCGACGTGCTCGCACCGGATGCGGAACGGCCGGGGTAG
- a CDS encoding DUF7559 family protein: MPPTEEIICTAEDCFLDLFENHYTYDVPEDLEVSDLSCPVCGGTDCLKPVEL, from the coding sequence ATGCCACCGACCGAAGAGATCATCTGTACCGCGGAGGACTGTTTTCTCGACCTGTTCGAGAACCATTACACCTACGACGTTCCCGAGGACCTCGAGGTGTCCGACCTCTCGTGTCCGGTCTGCGGCGGCACCGACTGTCTGAAACCCGTCGAGCTGTAG
- a CDS encoding NAD(P)/FAD-dependent oxidoreductase, translating to MSGEPELAVGADAFAQAGAGLEVAVVGAGAIGATAAYDLAREGAEVTLYDRGSIAAESSGRAAGVCYNAFADPLDAEIGTEAIERFRALSGDDTFPFVERPYVWLAREGDAERADAIREQVRRMQENDVVAVAVGPDELDDRFPELETEDVAVAGIVGAAGYTDPAAYTACLAAAANGAGATLATETPVSVRADPPRVVREGDGTVREVDAVLVAAGAHTKRLLADAGISIAMKPYRVQALVADADLAEPMVFDATGDFYCRPHPDGLLAGDGTERVEADPDGYDRNADPGFAEGLLDRVAERLPGVETDLDRAWAGLCTATPDRDPLVGELADGLYVATGFQGHGFMRAPAIGQRIADQILGGKGIGPFDPTRFDGDESFEIAAGMTIDGAETGIEGGDDTEAESQVR from the coding sequence ATGAGCGGCGAGCCCGAACTCGCGGTCGGCGCGGACGCGTTCGCGCAGGCGGGGGCGGGTCTGGAAGTGGCCGTCGTCGGCGCCGGCGCGATCGGGGCGACGGCGGCGTACGACCTGGCGCGCGAGGGCGCCGAGGTCACGCTCTACGATCGAGGCTCGATCGCCGCCGAATCCAGCGGGCGGGCGGCGGGCGTGTGCTACAACGCGTTCGCGGACCCGCTCGACGCCGAGATCGGCACCGAGGCGATCGAACGGTTCCGGGCGCTCTCCGGCGACGACACCTTCCCGTTCGTCGAGCGTCCGTACGTCTGGCTCGCGCGGGAGGGCGACGCCGAGCGGGCCGACGCGATCCGCGAGCAAGTGCGTCGAATGCAGGAGAACGACGTCGTGGCGGTCGCGGTCGGCCCCGACGAACTCGACGATCGGTTCCCCGAACTCGAAACGGAAGACGTCGCCGTCGCGGGGATCGTCGGCGCGGCGGGCTACACCGATCCCGCCGCGTACACCGCCTGCCTCGCCGCCGCGGCGAACGGCGCCGGCGCGACGCTCGCCACCGAGACGCCCGTGAGCGTCCGCGCCGATCCGCCGCGCGTCGTTCGCGAGGGCGACGGGACGGTCCGCGAGGTCGATGCGGTGCTCGTCGCCGCCGGTGCCCACACGAAACGGTTGCTCGCGGACGCCGGAATCTCGATCGCGATGAAGCCCTACCGCGTGCAGGCGCTGGTCGCGGACGCCGACCTCGCGGAGCCGATGGTGTTCGACGCGACGGGCGACTTCTACTGCCGGCCCCACCCCGACGGCCTCCTCGCGGGCGACGGCACCGAGCGGGTCGAAGCCGATCCCGACGGCTACGATCGGAACGCGGATCCGGGCTTCGCCGAGGGCCTGCTCGATCGGGTCGCGGAGCGGCTCCCCGGCGTCGAAACGGATCTCGATCGGGCATGGGCTGGCCTCTGTACGGCGACGCCGGATCGCGATCCGCTCGTGGGCGAACTCGCCGACGGACTCTACGTCGCGACCGGTTTCCAAGGCCACGGCTTCATGCGTGCACCGGCGATCGGGCAGCGGATCGCCGACCAGATCCTCGGCGGCAAGGGGATCGGTCCGTTCGACCCGACGCGATTCGACGGCGACGAATCGTTCGAGATCGCCGCGGGGATGACGATCGACGGAGCCGAAACCGGGATCGAAGGCGGGGACGATACCGAGGCCGAGAGCCAGGTCCGATAG
- a CDS encoding helix-turn-helix domain-containing protein, whose translation MSMSTAEDSAATAEEPLSEDEYRDRLRELPPSAKLVAKVLESDSPLSQGQLAEESLLPDRTVRYALNRLEDVGLVDSRYSFRDARKQVYYLNH comes from the coding sequence ATGAGCATGAGTACCGCTGAGGACAGTGCTGCAACCGCGGAAGAACCCCTCTCGGAGGACGAGTACCGCGACCGGCTTCGAGAGCTGCCGCCGAGCGCGAAGCTCGTCGCGAAGGTACTCGAGTCGGACTCGCCGCTCTCCCAGGGACAACTCGCCGAGGAATCGCTACTTCCGGACCGGACCGTTCGCTACGCGCTTAATCGCCTGGAGGACGTCGGACTCGTCGACTCCCGGTACAGCTTCCGGGACGCGCGCAAGCAGGTCTACTACCTGAACCACTGA
- a CDS encoding class I SAM-dependent methyltransferase, which produces MKGQEWYQADDVAEEYDDKRFSRGGQLIDQREKTAVLDAIMPVEDRNVLEIACGTGRFTVMLAERGADVVGLDISAAMLQQGRRKARNADLEGTLEFLRGDAGRLPFPDDHFDTVIAMRFFHLADDPEAFLREMRRVSSEQIVFDTFNRFSSRSVYNWALPMGSRLYSKSEVSVLLAKADLTLVEVEDDFIVPYGLYRSIPNVLAEPIRAIDETIGALPVTDHLASVSYWNTRVR; this is translated from the coding sequence GTGAAAGGACAGGAGTGGTACCAGGCCGACGACGTGGCCGAGGAGTACGACGATAAGCGGTTCTCTCGCGGCGGGCAGCTGATCGACCAGCGGGAGAAAACGGCCGTCCTGGACGCGATCATGCCCGTCGAGGATCGGAACGTACTCGAAATCGCCTGCGGTACCGGGCGGTTCACCGTGATGCTCGCCGAGCGCGGGGCCGACGTCGTGGGACTCGACATTTCTGCAGCGATGTTACAGCAAGGGCGCCGGAAAGCGCGAAATGCCGATCTCGAGGGCACGCTCGAGTTCCTCCGCGGTGACGCAGGGCGGCTGCCGTTCCCGGACGATCACTTCGATACCGTGATCGCGATGCGATTTTTCCACTTGGCGGACGATCCGGAGGCGTTTCTGCGGGAGATGCGACGGGTCTCGAGCGAACAGATCGTCTTCGATACGTTCAACCGGTTCAGCTCCCGCAGCGTTTACAACTGGGCGTTGCCGATGGGGTCACGACTCTACTCGAAGAGCGAAGTGAGCGTCCTCCTCGCGAAGGCCGACCTTACCCTCGTCGAGGTCGAGGACGACTTCATCGTTCCCTACGGGCTCTACCGATCGATCCCGAACGTCCTCGCGGAACCGATCCGCGCGATCGACGAGACGATCGGCGCGCTGCCGGTGACGGACCACCTCGCGTCGGTATCGTACTGGAACACGCGCGTCCGGTGA
- a CDS encoding radical SAM protein — protein MTDPETLSVTIVDGYVDEPAHFGVPPYISTYPRYAAGALVDAGVPRERITYHTIDGLRDEPDRWRDVDEADLMIYLGGMTVPGKYVGGTPAEPDEVRKLAWTAGGTSLMGGPVKFGVGDENAGATETERQDLDFDFVAKGDVEAAVFDLVESGLEGFNNRMRDIDEVSRWARDGAFIVEHHPNHPEYLIAELETSRGCAYRCSFCTEPLYGNPSFRPPETVVGEVDALSDCGVKHFRVGRQADILAYGGDGEAPNPDALRELYGGIREVAPDLETLHLDNMNPITIVEWPEESREGIRIIAEHNTPGDTAAFGLESADPIVQAENNLNVSADECFEAVKIVNEEAGWRPGGSRDPRPSDRAGGVPVDAARRLPKLLPGINLLHGLKGEREETYERNLEFLHRVYDEGYMLRRVNIRQVMSFAGTDMNDTGAEIAIEHKKLFKRYKRQVREEIDNPMLGRVAPPGTVLPDVHLEYHQDGTTFGRQLGTYPLLVGIPGERELGRTIDVAVVDHGYRSVTGVPYPLDLNAASMDELTAIPGVGDRTAGDIVVNRPYESVTDADFGTEVDLEGFATTGPIEPAD, from the coding sequence ATGACCGACCCCGAAACACTGTCCGTGACGATCGTCGACGGCTACGTCGACGAGCCCGCACACTTCGGGGTGCCGCCGTACATCTCGACGTACCCCCGGTACGCCGCGGGGGCGCTCGTCGACGCGGGAGTTCCCCGCGAGCGGATCACGTACCACACGATCGACGGCCTCCGCGACGAGCCCGATCGGTGGCGCGACGTCGACGAGGCCGACCTCATGATCTACCTCGGGGGGATGACAGTCCCCGGAAAGTACGTCGGCGGCACGCCCGCCGAGCCGGACGAGGTGCGAAAGCTCGCGTGGACTGCCGGCGGAACGAGCCTGATGGGCGGCCCCGTCAAGTTCGGCGTCGGCGACGAGAACGCCGGCGCGACCGAGACCGAGCGTCAAGATCTGGACTTCGACTTCGTCGCCAAGGGAGACGTCGAAGCCGCCGTCTTCGACCTCGTCGAGAGCGGCCTCGAGGGGTTCAACAACCGGATGCGCGACATCGACGAGGTGTCGCGGTGGGCCCGGGACGGGGCGTTCATCGTCGAGCACCACCCGAACCACCCGGAATACCTCATCGCTGAACTCGAAACCTCGCGAGGCTGCGCCTACCGGTGTTCGTTCTGCACGGAACCGCTCTACGGGAACCCGTCGTTCCGCCCGCCCGAAACCGTCGTCGGCGAGGTCGACGCCCTCTCCGACTGCGGCGTCAAACACTTCCGGGTCGGCCGCCAGGCCGACATCCTCGCCTACGGCGGCGACGGCGAGGCGCCCAACCCGGACGCGCTCCGCGAACTCTACGGCGGGATCCGCGAGGTCGCGCCCGACCTCGAGACGCTGCACCTCGACAACATGAACCCCATCACGATCGTCGAGTGGCCGGAGGAGAGCCGGGAGGGGATCCGGATCATCGCCGAGCACAACACGCCCGGCGACACGGCCGCGTTCGGCCTCGAATCCGCCGATCCGATCGTCCAGGCGGAGAACAACTTAAACGTCAGCGCCGATGAGTGTTTCGAAGCGGTCAAGATCGTCAACGAGGAGGCCGGCTGGCGCCCGGGAGGGTCGAGAGACCCGAGGCCCTCCGATCGCGCGGGCGGAGTCCCCGTCGACGCGGCGCGACGCCTGCCCAAACTCCTGCCCGGGATCAACCTCCTCCACGGCCTCAAGGGCGAACGCGAGGAGACCTACGAGCGCAACCTCGAGTTCCTCCACCGGGTCTACGACGAGGGATACATGCTTCGGCGGGTCAACATCCGGCAGGTGATGTCCTTCGCCGGCACCGACATGAACGACACGGGCGCGGAAATCGCGATCGAGCATAAAAAGCTCTTCAAACGGTACAAACGGCAGGTCCGCGAGGAGATCGACAATCCGATGCTCGGGCGGGTCGCCCCACCCGGAACCGTCCTCCCCGACGTCCACCTCGAGTACCACCAGGACGGGACGACCTTCGGGCGCCAACTCGGCACGTACCCGCTTCTCGTCGGCATCCCCGGCGAACGGGAACTCGGCCGCACGATCGACGTCGCCGTCGTCGATCACGGCTACCGATCGGTCACCGGCGTCCCCTACCCGCTCGACCTCAATGCGGCGTCGATGGACGAACTCACCGCGATCCCGGGCGTCGGCGATCGGACCGCGGGCGACATCGTCGTCAATCGACCCTACGAGTCCGTCACCGACGCCGATTTCGGTACCGAGGTCGATCTCGAGGGGTTCGCGACGACGGGGCCGATCGAACCCGCCGACTGA
- a CDS encoding MBL fold metallo-hydrolase yields MNVTRHAVSVPTRAPTGTTNAYLLGHDSAALVDPAARTDDLDRLVRERSVEHVLVTHTHPDHVGAVDAYAEETGATVWARYGRVDRFRNATGRDPDRVFAPGTTIPIGDDRATVLDAPGHAPDHVAVVAGRDGPILCGDCALREGSVVVGAPEGDMRAYLTTLRRLRAIDPPTLYPGHGPAIDAPRDALERLLSHRYERERRVRSAVADGATTLDEILDGAYEKELTGVRDLARATVRAHLEKLAVDGALSWDGEHATMDRGDA; encoded by the coding sequence ATGAACGTCACTCGCCACGCCGTGTCGGTGCCGACGCGCGCGCCGACCGGAACGACCAACGCGTACCTGCTCGGCCACGATTCGGCGGCGCTCGTCGATCCCGCCGCGCGAACCGACGACCTCGATCGGCTCGTTCGCGAGCGATCGGTCGAACACGTCCTGGTCACACACACCCACCCCGACCACGTCGGCGCCGTCGACGCCTACGCCGAGGAGACCGGCGCGACCGTCTGGGCCCGCTACGGACGCGTCGACCGGTTTCGAAACGCGACGGGGCGCGACCCCGATCGCGTCTTCGCGCCGGGAACGACGATTCCGATCGGCGACGATCGCGCGACTGTCCTCGACGCACCCGGCCACGCCCCGGATCACGTCGCCGTCGTGGCCGGACGCGACGGCCCGATCCTGTGCGGCGACTGCGCTCTCCGCGAGGGCAGCGTCGTCGTCGGCGCTCCCGAGGGAGACATGCGCGCGTACCTGACCACGCTGCGTCGGCTCCGGGCGATCGATCCGCCGACGCTCTATCCTGGCCACGGACCCGCGATCGACGCGCCGCGCGACGCGCTCGAGCGCCTGCTGTCCCACCGGTACGAGCGCGAGCGCCGCGTTCGATCGGCGGTCGCCGACGGGGCGACGACCCTCGACGAAATCCTCGACGGCGCCTACGAGAAGGAGCTAACCGGCGTTCGGGATCTCGCACGCGCGACCGTCCGCGCGCACCTCGAGAAACTGGCCGTCGACGGCGCGCTCTCGTGGGACGGCGAGCACGCGACGATGGATCGGGGAGACGCCTGA
- a CDS encoding YkgJ family cysteine cluster protein — protein MQSLEAELEQARALAVADLADAIESIGFECTRCGACCKGTGEDEHTATVFPDEVRELERTGGLDGEDDTDGASDWRDVARPMPYGLRETADGNREGETFEWALQTDGCGDCVFYEEDESGTGACVAHDDRPLICRTYPFSVALAGTSQPMGEAVDSVALPAQREAGDEEGLVRVHECEGLGRDISREDAEELAAALKERAVRELEEAIGVRDTYAPADPDPGEVVVHDSEGAKGIDGTPIDE, from the coding sequence GTGCAATCGCTGGAGGCCGAACTCGAGCAGGCCCGCGCGCTCGCCGTCGCCGACCTCGCCGACGCGATCGAGTCGATCGGGTTCGAGTGCACCCGCTGTGGCGCCTGTTGCAAGGGGACCGGCGAGGACGAACACACCGCGACGGTGTTCCCGGACGAGGTCCGCGAACTCGAGAGGACCGGCGGTCTCGACGGGGAAGACGATACCGACGGCGCCTCCGACTGGCGCGACGTCGCCCGACCGATGCCCTACGGCCTGCGGGAAACGGCGGACGGCAACCGCGAGGGCGAGACGTTCGAATGGGCGCTCCAGACCGACGGCTGCGGCGACTGCGTCTTCTACGAGGAGGACGAGTCGGGCACCGGCGCCTGCGTCGCCCACGACGATCGGCCGTTGATCTGTCGCACCTATCCGTTCAGCGTGGCGCTCGCGGGGACCAGCCAACCGATGGGCGAGGCCGTCGACAGCGTTGCGCTCCCAGCGCAACGGGAAGCCGGCGATGAAGAGGGGCTCGTCCGCGTACACGAGTGCGAGGGTCTCGGCCGGGACATCTCGCGCGAGGACGCCGAGGAGTTGGCCGCCGCGCTCAAGGAGCGAGCGGTGCGAGAACTGGAGGAGGCGATCGGCGTCCGCGACACCTACGCGCCCGCCGACCCCGATCCCGGCGAGGTCGTCGTCCACGATTCCGAAGGCGCAAAGGGGATCGACGGAACGCCGATCGACGAGTGA